The Aedes albopictus strain Foshan chromosome 2, AalbF5, whole genome shotgun sequence region TGTTAGCACACATTCCAATCACATCACACACTTTACCTCTCCATTGCGATGATTGAGTGAACAACCCGCAGCATTTGTTCGTACATCTGAGTCCTTGTCTTGTTACTGAGTGGTAGACCAACCAAGTTGTGATGAATCAACGTTAGCACCTGTGCCAGCTGGTGCTCAATCCTCTCATCAGGTCCCGCTCCCCGTTGCTCCATGTAATACCGCACTCGATCCAGAGCCTTTTGTAACACCTTCAGCTGGGCATTCACGTCCAGTCCTTCGCTCATCAACACGTTGAAATAAATCGCATTCAACTGCGAATCTCCTCCGTACGCCTGGACGCATTCCTACAAACGAAAGTGCAACACAAAACCGTCTCCCTCATTAGCCAAGGTGGGTAATTATCCCGTTTCTAATAGTTTGAATAAACCACTTCGAAACTCCGCTGGTGCGGAAAACTAAAACATTTAATTACCGTCACTGGCAACAACAGCGTCAGCAACTGCAACACCAGCACCACCGCAGCAATGATTAATCGAGCGGAAGTTTGTCGTTTCTGGTGCATTTTTCCACCCATCATAGTAGGTATGTACAGGTGCTTTGCACTTCTCTCTTCTCCGGTCGGTTGGTGGTCTGttctcgacgtcgtcgtcgtagtaGTCAGCCTGTTTCGTTGATCTCAGCAACCCAGCAGCCAGCAGCCAACTTTGGTGCAAATCAATCAACCGGCCGACTCCTTGCTGCCTGCGCCTTCTGCGTTTTGGGGGTGTTGATGGTTGAACTTTTCCTCCCGCCCGCCACCTCCAGGCCCACTAGATTGGCACTCTTCGTCGTCTGCCTTTCGCGGGCAGTAAAAGTTGTGAAGTTTACTGTAACACGATTACACCCCGAATGGGTGGTTTGGTTCAGTGGGTTTCGTTCTCTCGCTGTGTCTCCTCCGTACACCTGATGGGTGTGTGTATTTTTTCTGCCGATTTAAGCTACTTTTCGATCGAAGTAGGCAGCTTGCCCTGCCTGAGCGCTGAGCCCAAACTCGTTTGCCGCCTCATCAAATTGGCTTGATTGAACAAATGCTTTTAATTTGCTGTTGGTTGATTCGGAGTTGCTTCGATTTGAAACGTGGGTGTGTTTGTGTGGCGGCAGGCTCCTACTAATTGCAGTTTTACTCACGTGCGGTCAGATGACATTAATTTAATTTGTATTTATTGCACAGTTGATGGTTCTTGTGTCATTTGGATGATAGGACGTTACATGGGCGTAGCCAATGGGGATCACAGGGTCGGAAGGAAGTCAAGGAATCTTTCATTACGATAATTTGCTGGACTggaggaatcgaatccgtcaccatcAGCATGGCCTTGCTGAATTCCCGCAGACTTGCTGAATCGATGATATAGgccttaagggcgaacgggacggtcgaggaaatatccgacATTGCTCTGTTCCTACTAAGATGGTAAgtgatggtaatctcagattttaCTTAcagaacttacagatgatgggTCATGTAACATAAAAATCTACCACTTGAAAGCGCTAGACggcatgcacatttttaattttacATAGGATTCTGATGATTTAGAGAGATGGTGTCCACGACAAAGTTGTATGGTAGAtccagcagggatgggaacactcacttgcaaagagttacactcacttgctgtttcctcagctcagaagcgtgcaatcaagaaacaatgtatggactttagccttgtggttttgtctagaagtttgccgaatagagtatgggtcgcatacgcataccaaagttgtgacacAGCTGTGAAAACGAaaacgactctccacgaggtgagtgtaaattacattcatctcgtggagagttgccttcgcggCTCCCTcaagacttcggtatgcgtgtgcgacacctactctgttcggcaaacttctagacaaaaccacaaggcaaaagtcgtccatacatcgtttcttgattacacgcttTGGAGcaaagaaaacagcaagtgagtgtaattctttgcaagtgagtgttctcatCCTTGATCCAGGGCTTTCAGTTGAGTTGCCTTTTAGTTCGAGTTTCTGCCACGAGGCCACATTGATTATAAATTTGCAGAATCGTGCAAATGTTAACTATTATTTAGAAAATAtccaacaagctataactttttctaaaaCACACCCAAATtttaaatgaaactgagaagtttagtgaaagagagcccaaaaaggggacTCGAAGAGGCTTCAGGGTCGTGTCTGTATGTTTTTGCAGGGGATTGCAGGAGCCAATTAAGGGCGTTCCGTTAGTTTTCGTAGGCTTTTCAATGGGATTACAGGAAGTTCAAAAGCGTTTTAACAGTATTACGGGGGTTTCAGGGtcatttcaaggtatttcaaaagcatttcagagagtttcaggaacgttttcagggcgtttgatagcatttcaggggcgtttcaaggggttttcaagtGAGTTTCGGGGGGCTTCTGAAGCCTTTTGAAGGCGTTCCAAGGTGTTtcactgccatttcaaattgattacaaGAAGTTTTAGAGCGTTCCAATGGTATTATGTAGGTTTCAGCGCggcatttcaaagcatttcaggagcactccaaggggttttcagggttgtttcagggggGTTTTATGAACATTTTATGGGTCTACGTGGATTACGTAGAATTAAAGTGCGTTTTAATgcgattatggaggtttcagaggtgtttcaatggGGTCTAAAGGGCTTTGTGAAGGAGGCTTAGGAATTTAAGGGCACTCAGGGGTATTTGAAAGGGATTAtgcggatttcaggagcgttcgaACAATATGAAAGGCTACATGAAAATCCTTAAggccccttgaaacgcccatgaggCGTACCAGGTACCCCCTGAGACCACACAAACATTCCTGAGACCTACAGTTACACcccagctaccggaagagtgaaAAGAAGGGGTCATTTGCTACATTGACAAGACAGGTTGGACAAGTTGGAGTGCGAGAACTTCCGAACGATCACAATTCTAAATCCCGCCTTCAAAGTTATAAcccgtcgtctttcacccaaagttaaggcgtcgtccacaaattacgtaacgctcttggggaaGAGGGAAGTTtgaccgagcgttacggcccatacaaaaaatttaggattttcaaacaaaaaagcgTTATGGAGGGAGGAGGAGGGCTGAATATTggcaattttagcgttacgtaatgaatggatgaaccaaatcttcaccgtgcAGCAAATCCTCAAAAAAGTCGCGaatacctgttcatcgacttcaagacggcgtacgacagtatcgatcgttCGGGCGGCGAGTGCTTAGGACCATTTTTGGCGAgctgcaagagaacggtgtgtgacggcgaagaatgaaccacgagctagctTTACTCTACGGCGATCTTAGCATCCGGAAAGTAAAGGCTGAAAGGATATGATGGGCATAACATGTTGTGAGAATTCCGGAaaccaaccctgcaaagctggagcTCGCAAGAGATCcagatggtacaagaagacctgaagAGCAGCGTGCAtggtgggcggaccaggtgcgAACGATCTGGCAAGTGTGGATCGCGGCCGAGGATAAAAGACTTCAGTCACGAATCGAGTGTTGtggtgaagaattgttgattcagttttatttagaTTTCAACGCAATGCTAAATAACTGAATGAATGAGTTACACCTCTGAAGCCCTCTGGGACCCTTGAGACACCGTCGaacacccctgagaccttctgaagtgcccctgagactccctgacaTCCCCAGGAATCCCCTGAAAAGTCCCTGAGCCTCCCCGAAACTGAGCAGAGAtcctctgagatcccctgaaacatcccctctttgaaacgtccctgagatcccctggaatGCCACTGAGAGCCAAGAAATGACCCTGAGATCCACTAGAACTCATAAAGGGCCCCAGAGACTCCTGGAATACTACAacacccccttgaaacgccttcaGACCTCCTGAAGCGCACCGCAAACCCCCTGGATCCTCCTGAACCCCTCAGACGCCCTTAAACAACACTGAAACCTACAGGTACCTCCCGAGACCTCTGAAACGTTCCTGGATCGCCTGAGATGCCCCTGAGACTGCCTAGAACTCCCCTGAGCAccctgaaacgttcctgagaCCGCTAAATATCCacatatgccacaaaagttcagcttattggccACTACCCAGAAGTCACTGCCTTATGTTATTTAATTTtttgaaccccctgaaactaccATAGCACCCCCagagaccccttgaaacgtcaCAGAGGCCCTCTGAATTGATTAGATCTCAAAATATCTATCAATCACAGAGATCCATGCCCAGTTCCGAGGAATTTTACGGTAATTTgtaatggcaacacaagtggcaatttcGTGGTGGCGCTGCCATCGCAAAATTCCCATgccgttctctctctctctctcttcttggcgtaacgtcctcactgggacaaagcctacttctcagcttgtgttctatgagcacttccacagttattaactgagaacttcctctgccaatgaccattttgcatgcgtatatcgtgtggcaggcacgaagatactctatgcccaaggaagtcaaggaaatttcctttacgaaaagatcctggaccgaccgggaatcgaacccgtcaccctcagcatggtcatgctgaatacccgtgcgtttaccgcctcggctatatgggctatgcCGTTAtcagtggtgaatataaaacttatctagatatgaaTACTCACCACTTACTGTGATACTTGCTAGTTTTTTTGTTCAagagcttctgaaattcctccagatgttgtTTTAggtttttcagtgatttttctaCACCCGCACCTCTATTTAGGGAATGAAtctggactgcctaaatagaatttttgccAAAATAAATTTCAAGTTTTCAAAGATGTTTGAGAAAGGCAAGTGGCTAGCACATGCAAAGGGGAGGAGATTCATAGGATCTCATGGGAACTTCAcgagggtttcagaggagtttcaagacgtttcaacgcgtttcagggcgttccaaggTGTTTCGAGAAGATTCAGAGGTATTTAAGGGGCTTAAGAGGCTCTCAGATGAGCTTTCCGatgatttcagagacgttttaaagcgtttcaatgcgtttcagagcattttaagACGTATAAGAGGTGTTTTAGGCGGCTTCTGAGGTTCTATGGGTAGTTTCACAGAGGCTTCATGGGAGATTCAGGACGTATCTGGAGGTTTCGGAGGGATTTTAGGTGGCTTCGAAGAGTAATagcctggggtctccagttagcctagtggttagagctatggatcgccaacccggagatgacggtttcgattcccgttccggtcgggaaaatattctcgactccctgggcatagtgtatcatggtACGTGCTTATACAAATTCATgtgatggcaggcaaagaaagcccttctattaataactgtggaagtgctcaaagaacactaagttgaagcgaggcaggccaagtcccagtggggacgtagagccataaagaagaagaagaaggaggctAAGAGGCTAAGAGCCACTGAGTTTCACATAGACTCATGGGTTAAGAGACATTTATAGACTGAGGCGGCTCAATGCATTTcaggtttcagagaggttctaGGGGACTTCAGAGGTTCTAAATATGGTGAGTTTCCCGGATGTTTCTTGGGggacttcagaggcgtttcaaagcgtttcaagacgttacGTTACGTTTCAGGGGGACGTTTCTGAGACGTTTTGGAGGACTTCTATCTCTCTCgagtgagtttcacggaggtCTCTGGggactttcagaggcgtttcaagcatTCCAAGATGTTACAATACGTTTAAGAGTGTTTGAGATGGTTTCGGAGATTTCataggggattttagaggcgtttcaaagcgttaacgcgattttcttttacttacgtTCGATTGGTTTCTGAGACGTTTTGGGGGACTTTTGGACCTTCTAGTGAACTTCACGGAGGTTTCTGGGtactttcagaagcgtttcaaagcgtttctaaGTAATTCAAAATCGTTTCAGTGGCGTTAGTAAATCAGATGGTCTAAACTCAGGAAGGTCTCGGAAACCTTTATACAATAATACAACTTgacacttgatagaacatagataccTAAGGCTATTtctgaggctgtgtgagtatgaatcTTAATCGTTAAGCTCTTAAGGACTGTTTtcagttcagaagaaatttttcggcctatcttgatgtacGGAAAATTCCTTGCCTTGATCGTTTTTTTCGATTGCAGTACGCAATGCGGagaaaaaataattcaaattacactctctgtagaaagtttctgccaggaatcgctcaagaactttcttgagcgattccttttgaacacgaaaccaGGCTTTGAAGACAACAGATTGCGTTGGTAGATCTTATGATTTTTacacaagggagttcttggagttaCTCAAACAAATAATCTACTCTCTACTTGACAGAACATACACTGTGGTGTGTAGTGGAATATTccacaacatctttttctgcatcgcaaatttattatttcccacgagaaatgatgaattatgcttagcttaacgacaacgtgccgacttttggttacctgaccggccgatgtcatctaacaccccatgcgcggctcgaattgaccacgcagcattaattcgtgtgaacatgctttattctttcctcaggtaatgtgtaacttttctaactaataaaaatcattcattcaatgtCCAACAAGCAAAGTGTATACATCGTGTCCTGATGACAGACCCGTGCGCCTTCTCCATTAATGTTCGCGAAGTACAGTACAGGTGCGTAGAATCTATTTAGAATCAAGAATCTATTTCTGGAATTACTGAACttttttctgtgattcttccagtggATGCTTCGTGTGTTCTTCCAGAAGATTGAAGGTTCAAAGTATACTGCTTGAGGAATATCAGGAGACAGCGGACTACGACAttcagaagaattttcaggaggaatcccctatgGAGCTTGTTGAGAGGTAACTATTTGAAGAATCTGATATATTTTGttaggaattccaaaaacaaattTATGAATCCCCGAATGCAAGAATCACAGATGATTCCTGGAAATTTCCCAtgagaaactctaggaggaatagcACAGGAAAGTTTAGGAAAGTCTCAGAAGAACCTTTCAGAAGAATCCCAGAGCAAATATCTATCTGGAAAACCCATGTGGTACTTGTCGTGACCCAGTGGACAATCACAAAGTGCGATGGAATCAGTTATCCTGGGGGGCTTGCGTCCGGATTGGAGAAGAGAAAGCttgttttttttgtttagttGCCTCCATCGCTGGTTGTCTGGGTTCCTAGCCGCCGAACGAAGAACAAACCGCGGCACCCGGATTTTTTCCCTCGACCGGTGAGCCTGAACTAACACTTTTGGTGATGCTTCGCCGTAACATCACCAGCCAGAATCAGCCTGTTAAGCAAATACAAGATAAAAAAAACGagaggatctggaggaattccagaaggaactactggaaaatTTACAGAACGACACCAGGAGACATAATTTCAAGAAGCTGAAAATGTTGCAAAAAAGGCTCCAATTAGAATTGATAGAAGCTAGTGTAGGAGAAGCTCATAAGTAAACAAACGCataaatatgtaaaaaaaaatctattttttttgtcACTAGACAGAATTcaaaactaataaaaaaaatggtCACTTTTCCGAAGGACTTGGGAACTGGACACCTGGGTTCCGGAATGCGGCCAGTATGAAGAAGTTCATGAAGTTTGAC contains the following coding sequences:
- the LOC109409791 gene encoding uncharacterized protein LOC109409791; its protein translation is MMGGKMHQKRQTSARLIIAAVVLVLQLLTLLLPVTECVQAYGGDSQLNAIYFNVLMSEGLDVNAQLKVLQKALDRVRYYMEQRGAGPDERIEHQLAQVLTLIHHNLVGLPLSNKTRTQMYEQMLRVVHSIIAMER